The Deltaproteobacteria bacterium genome has a segment encoding these proteins:
- a CDS encoding PilT/PilU family type 4a pilus ATPase has product MRQQQIDHILTAMLESYDNVSDLNITVDKPFQVESAGELKPVSLNPPIERLTPFQAEIFALNLINGDRRLTRNLLREGSCDTSYQLAGKARFRVNIFSQKGYYSTVMRQLATRVPTIEELKLPGAFRKMAQERNGIILVTGATGTGKSTSLAAVLNLINETKSVHVVTLEDPVEYVHSQKKATFNQRELGVDFDSFASGLRAALRQAPKVILVGEMRDRETVEIGLSAAETGHLVLSTLHTVDAGQTVNRIVGMFEQEEEKQIRIRLADTIRWIACQRLLPKVGGGRIAAFEILGTSLRVKDTILNGESEGKTFYEIIEQSRPFGMMTFDQCIADLYKEGLITEETAISYASRRAVVGRAIDAIKAARGEKTTSIEGLAIDKEYGKKDRP; this is encoded by the coding sequence ATGAGACAACAACAGATCGATCATATACTGACGGCCATGTTGGAATCCTATGACAATGTCTCAGATCTCAACATCACGGTCGACAAGCCCTTCCAGGTGGAATCCGCCGGGGAGCTGAAACCGGTCTCCCTTAACCCTCCCATCGAGAGGCTGACCCCCTTCCAGGCGGAGATCTTCGCCCTCAACCTGATCAACGGGGATCGGAGATTGACCCGGAATCTCCTCAGGGAAGGTTCCTGCGACACCTCTTACCAGTTGGCGGGCAAGGCCCGGTTCAGGGTGAACATTTTTTCCCAGAAAGGGTATTACTCCACTGTAATGAGGCAGTTGGCCACCCGGGTGCCTACTATCGAGGAACTGAAACTGCCGGGGGCCTTCCGCAAGATGGCCCAGGAACGAAACGGGATCATTCTGGTTACGGGGGCCACCGGAACAGGGAAATCGACCTCGCTGGCCGCCGTCCTGAACCTTATAAACGAGACGAAGTCGGTTCACGTGGTCACCCTGGAAGACCCCGTAGAATACGTACACTCTCAGAAAAAGGCCACTTTCAACCAGAGAGAGCTGGGGGTGGATTTCGATTCCTTTGCCTCGGGTCTCCGTGCCGCCTTGCGGCAGGCGCCCAAGGTGATCCTCGTGGGGGAGATGCGGGACAGGGAGACCGTCGAGATCGGGCTCTCAGCCGCCGAAACCGGGCACCTCGTCCTGAGCACCTTGCACACGGTGGATGCGGGCCAGACCGTCAACCGGATCGTAGGCATGTTCGAACAGGAAGAGGAAAAACAGATCCGGATCCGCCTGGCGGATACCATCCGCTGGATCGCCTGCCAGAGGCTGCTCCCCAAAGTGGGAGGAGGGCGCATCGCGGCCTTCGAAATCCTGGGGACCAGCCTCAGGGTCAAGGACACCATCCTGAACGGAGAATCCGAGGGAAAGACCTTTTACGAGATCATAGAACAGAGCCGCCCCTTCGGCATGATGACCTTTGACCAATGTATCGCGGATCTTTACAAAGAGGGACTGATCACCGAGGAGACGGCCATAAGCTACGCTTCCCGAAGGGCCGTGGTGGGCCGCGCCATCGACGCCATCAAGGCTGCCAGGGGTGAAAAAACGACGAGCATCGAGGGCCTGGCCATCGACAAAGAGTACGGGAAGAAAGACCGGCCCTGA
- a CDS encoding zinc-ribbon domain-containing protein, whose protein sequence is MEVTCEHCGVKIKVPDEKIPRDKRIKLTCPKCGQKFPLPSPRGPQLDDLSQGGQGADREPDSYGYRDYAEDEELVFFEEGTLLALVLENNPEHLEKITGALKELGYQCIPAPDTRDATGKMRFHRFDLVILSDGFDGQTLERSPVLNYLNRMSMSVRRRMFVALLGDRFKTMDHMMAFAMSANVVINKKDLERLTLVLKKAVSENDKFYKIFMDELRELGKI, encoded by the coding sequence ATGGAGGTGACCTGCGAACACTGCGGGGTGAAAATCAAGGTGCCCGATGAGAAGATCCCCCGGGACAAACGGATTAAATTGACCTGTCCCAAGTGCGGGCAAAAGTTTCCCCTTCCTTCCCCGAGAGGACCGCAACTGGACGATCTTTCACAAGGTGGACAAGGGGCGGACAGGGAGCCTGATTCTTATGGATACAGGGACTATGCGGAGGACGAGGAACTCGTCTTCTTCGAAGAAGGAACCCTGTTGGCCCTGGTCCTGGAGAACAACCCCGAGCATCTGGAAAAGATCACCGGGGCCTTGAAGGAATTAGGATATCAATGTATTCCAGCGCCCGACACCCGTGATGCAACGGGGAAAATGCGGTTCCACCGGTTTGATCTCGTGATACTCTCAGACGGATTCGACGGCCAGACGCTGGAAAGGAGTCCCGTGCTGAACTACCTTAACCGGATGTCCATGTCGGTCCGCCGCCGGATGTTCGTGGCCCTCCTGGGAGACCGCTTCAAGACCATGGACCACATGATGGCCTTCGCCATGAGCGCCAACGTGGTGATCAACAAGAAAGACCTGGAAAGGCTGACCCTCGTCCTCAAAAAGGCGGTCTCGGAAAACGACAAATTCTACAAGATTTTCATGGACGAGCTGAGGGAACTGGGGAAAATCTAA
- a CDS encoding type IV pilus twitching motility protein PilT, with protein MAQIDAFFKLMNEQGASDLHLVSGQQPVLRIGGELERVKFKPLDNDTLKSMLYEITPEPKIKEFEETGDVDFAYEIPGLARYRANFFQQKYGIGAVFREIPSTILTCEQLGLPPVVKRLATLPRGLVLVTGPTGSGKSTTLAAIIHEANITRKEHILTIEDPIEFVHKSEKAVVNHREVGIHTRSFAAALRGALREDPDIIMVGEMRDLETISLAIEASATGHLVFGTLHTTSAAKTVDRIIEVFPVNQQEQIRNTLADGLRAVVAQTLFKRIDKKGRVAALEIMIANPAVRNLIREGKTFQIPSMIQTGKKYGMQTLDDAIMELLQKKIISPDDAYSKCVEKSKFLPFLKNPPADFTEI; from the coding sequence CCGTCCTGAGAATAGGGGGCGAACTGGAAAGGGTCAAATTCAAGCCCCTGGACAACGACACTCTGAAATCCATGCTTTATGAGATCACCCCCGAGCCCAAGATCAAAGAATTCGAGGAGACGGGGGATGTGGATTTTGCTTACGAGATCCCGGGGCTCGCCCGATACAGGGCCAACTTTTTCCAGCAGAAATACGGCATAGGAGCGGTCTTCCGGGAGATTCCCTCAACGATCCTGACCTGCGAACAATTGGGGCTTCCCCCCGTGGTTAAACGCCTTGCCACCCTGCCCAGGGGTTTGGTCCTCGTAACCGGTCCGACAGGCAGCGGGAAATCCACGACCCTCGCGGCCATCATCCATGAGGCCAACATCACCCGAAAAGAACACATCCTGACCATCGAAGACCCGATCGAATTCGTTCATAAAAGCGAGAAGGCCGTGGTCAACCATCGGGAAGTCGGAATACACACACGCTCCTTCGCCGCAGCCCTGAGAGGGGCCCTTCGGGAAGACCCGGACATCATCATGGTGGGGGAAATGAGGGATCTGGAGACCATCTCCCTGGCCATCGAGGCCTCGGCCACAGGACATCTGGTTTTCGGCACCCTGCATACCACCAGCGCCGCCAAGACCGTTGACCGGATAATCGAGGTGTTTCCCGTAAACCAACAAGAACAGATCCGAAACACCCTTGCCGACGGTCTCAGGGCTGTGGTGGCCCAGACCCTGTTCAAGCGCATCGACAAGAAAGGCCGGGTGGCGGCCCTCGAAATCATGATCGCCAACCCAGCCGTTCGAAACCTCATTCGGGAGGGGAAGACCTTCCAGATCCCCTCCATGATCCAAACCGGGAAAAAGTACGGAATGCAGACCCTGGACGATGCCATCATGGAACTTCTCCAGAAAAAAATCATCTCCCCGGACGATGCCTACAGCAAATGCGTTGAGAAGAGCAAGTTTTTACCCTTTTTGAAGAACCCGCCCGCCGACTTCACGGAAATCTAA